ATTGACGCCTTGGAATGCATTGACGGCTTAACCTTAACCTTCGCTAAAACAACCTTAAGTGCTAAACCTATTAAACATTTGCACTATAACTTAGTCGCATATGATCGCCCAGGGATTGTGTTGCATATATCTAATAAAATGAATGCCCTAGGCGTAAATATAGAACAATTTAGTAGCCAATATGAAACCGCCAGTCACACGGGCATTGCATTATTTAGAGCTACTATGGCATTAGGATTAACCGATCCGAGCCAAGAAGAGCAAATTACAGCATCACTGTATGAAATGGGTGATGATGTTGTATTAGATAAACTGAGTAAATCAGCATAAGTTAATTTAGACATTGAAAACCAATTAAGTCTAAAATCCGTTTTGATCCTCTGTTAAACTGCCACGAAATAATGATGATAAAAATGGATTAACCATGTTTGGAACGCTATCAAAACTGAAAACCCACCTCAATGATAACCATGAGGTGGAATATCATTTACCTGTTGGTGAAGCGCGTTTGGCGCTTAACCCGCTTATTGGTAAGTCATTAACCATGACTCATACAGGTAATATTTTTTGCAGCAACTGCGGTAAAAAGACTAAGAAAAGTTATTCTCAAGGTCACTGCTACGTATGCATGACAAAACTGGCCAGTTGCGACTTGTGTATAATGAAACCAGAAACATGCCATTTTGATCAAGGCACTTGCCGCGAACCTGAATGGGGCATATC
The nucleotide sequence above comes from Shewanella sp. Arc9-LZ. Encoded proteins:
- a CDS encoding glycine cleavage system protein R translates to MMRYLITLQAPDRKGLVEQIANVVSRHGGNWLDSEMRHIDGIFAAILQLEVPALKWDELIDALECIDGLTLTFAKTTLSAKPIKHLHYNLVAYDRPGIVLHISNKMNALGVNIEQFSSQYETASHTGIALFRATMALGLTDPSQEEQITASLYEMGDDVVLDKLSKSA